In one Trichlorobacter lovleyi SZ genomic region, the following are encoded:
- a CDS encoding amidohydrolase family protein yields MAETLLYTASWLYSPGRPPIAGGAVAVRDGRIVEIGTARELIAGYGQPTGEYPGCVLMPGFVNAHTHLELTHFPAWRLRDGLDYHPHRFVDWIIQMIKVRRGVTPEETRVSLKAGINACLRAGTTSVGDIVTAPDLLSAYDGSSIGGRIYLELIGQDRQIFEPRLTKAMEAIQAINGPRLPGLSPHAPYTLNSNLLADISAAARQGSLPLSLHLAESRDESDLLFDSSGPLAEEMYPLVGWQDFLPAPRRITPARFFDTGGLLGPSTLAVHGVQLTPADAALLQERGVSICLCPRSNERLAVGTAPVHLFKKQGIPLCLGTDSLASNDSLSLWDEIRFALDSYRGELGPEKLLEMATKGGAAGIGLAGQVGTLQAGMRADLQVISVAGDFSAERLLERGRLQQVLVGGVGVVD; encoded by the coding sequence ATGGCTGAAACACTGCTCTACACAGCCTCCTGGCTGTATTCGCCCGGCCGGCCCCCGATTGCCGGAGGCGCCGTTGCTGTACGGGACGGCCGCATTGTTGAGATTGGTACTGCCAGGGAGCTGATTGCCGGCTATGGCCAACCAACGGGCGAGTATCCCGGCTGTGTGCTCATGCCCGGCTTTGTCAATGCCCATACCCACCTTGAACTGACCCACTTTCCGGCCTGGCGTCTGCGGGACGGGCTGGATTACCACCCCCACCGTTTTGTGGACTGGATCATCCAGATGATCAAGGTGCGGCGCGGTGTGACCCCTGAGGAAACCCGTGTGTCGCTCAAGGCCGGTATCAATGCCTGTTTGCGGGCCGGTACCACCTCAGTCGGAGATATTGTTACGGCACCGGATCTGCTGTCCGCCTATGACGGCAGCTCCATTGGCGGACGGATTTACCTGGAGCTGATCGGACAGGACCGGCAGATCTTTGAGCCGCGCCTGACCAAGGCAATGGAGGCGATTCAAGCCATTAACGGCCCGCGTCTGCCGGGTCTTTCGCCCCATGCTCCCTACACCCTGAACAGTAATCTACTGGCGGACATCTCTGCTGCTGCAAGGCAGGGGAGCCTACCGCTTTCGCTGCATCTGGCTGAATCCCGTGATGAATCTGATCTGCTGTTTGACTCCTCCGGGCCGCTGGCTGAAGAGATGTATCCGCTGGTTGGCTGGCAGGACTTTCTGCCAGCGCCCCGCAGGATCACACCGGCCCGTTTTTTTGATACCGGCGGCCTGTTGGGGCCTTCGACACTGGCGGTACACGGGGTGCAGCTGACCCCGGCGGATGCTGCCCTGTTGCAGGAACGCGGTGTTTCCATCTGTCTCTGTCCGCGCAGCAATGAACGGCTTGCGGTCGGCACAGCACCGGTGCACCTCTTTAAGAAACAGGGTATTCCGCTCTGTCTGGGCACTGACTCACTGGCCAGCAATGATTCGCTGTCTCTGTGGGATGAGATCCGTTTTGCCCTGGATAGCTACAGGGGTGAGCTGGGGCCGGAGAAACTGCTGGAGATGGCAACCAAAGGTGGTGCAGCAGGCATTGGTCTGGCTGGTCAGGTCGGTACTCTTCAGGCAGGGATGCGGGCAGACCTGCAGGTCATTTCTGTTGCAGGCGACTTCAGTGCTGAACGGTTACTGGAGCGGGGGAGGCTGCAGCAGGTGCTGGTGGGAGGAGTTGGTGTTGTGGATTGA
- a CDS encoding diguanylate cyclase, with amino-acid sequence MSILVVEDNRETRRKIVADLKQNGFKDAVFEAVDGLDGFQKASQNAPDVILCDIEMPRMDGLKFLTAIRSRTETEHIPVLLLTSNTSRDIRLKGLTTGAHDFIHIPYDPQELVARAKLHLNAKRREEELRKRNKELELLSHKDALTGAFNRRYLCHILNVELGRAARTDGMVSVLMLDIDHFKEINDRFGHQAGDLALKKVTAEATACLRDYDLFFRYGGEEFVVMLPDTSKREALKVAHRLCQKVRAIAFSHISPDLKITVSIGVAAYPDNDVCSVEELLAHADQALYQAKQSGRDQVA; translated from the coding sequence ATGAGCATTCTAGTCGTTGAAGACAACCGCGAAACCCGTCGTAAAATAGTGGCTGACCTTAAGCAAAACGGATTTAAGGATGCCGTGTTCGAGGCAGTAGACGGCCTGGATGGTTTTCAAAAGGCCTCGCAGAACGCCCCCGACGTCATCCTGTGTGATATTGAAATGCCACGCATGGACGGCCTTAAGTTTTTGACTGCAATCCGCTCAAGAACCGAGACAGAGCACATTCCGGTACTGCTGCTGACCAGCAATACCAGTCGCGACATCCGACTGAAGGGCCTGACAACAGGAGCGCACGATTTTATTCATATCCCCTATGATCCGCAGGAACTTGTAGCTCGGGCAAAACTGCACCTGAACGCAAAACGTCGTGAAGAGGAGCTCCGCAAACGGAACAAGGAACTTGAACTGCTTTCACATAAGGATGCGCTGACCGGTGCCTTTAACCGGCGCTACCTCTGCCACATCCTCAATGTTGAGCTGGGCCGGGCGGCACGCACCGACGGCATGGTGTCGGTGCTGATGCTTGATATTGACCACTTTAAAGAAATCAACGACAGATTTGGTCATCAGGCAGGTGATTTGGCGCTCAAAAAAGTGACGGCAGAGGCCACGGCCTGCTTACGGGACTACGACCTCTTTTTCCGATATGGCGGTGAGGAGTTTGTGGTGATGCTGCCCGACACCAGCAAGCGTGAGGCCTTAAAGGTGGCCCATCGGCTGTGCCAAAAAGTTCGCGCAATTGCTTTTTCCCACATCTCCCCCGACCTGAAGATAACGGTCAGCATCGGTGTTGCAGCATATCCGGACAATGACGTCTGCTCCGTTGAGGAACTGCTTGCACATGCCGATCAAGCGCTGTATCAGGCAAAACAGAGCGGCAGGGACCAGGTGGCGTAA
- a CDS encoding lytic transglycosylase domain-containing protein, translating into MKGTCKLATILSCIAICLNPAMGYGFCFEEAGRIYNLPPTLLLSIARQESNLKPDAINRNLNGSYDFGLMQINSSWAKRLGPELWSQLGDPCTNLKVGAWILRQCINDYGYGWKAVGCYNSRTPGKNERYAQRIAAQLANHSMQASLTQDGAR; encoded by the coding sequence ATGAAGGGCACCTGCAAACTGGCAACGATCCTGTCCTGCATCGCGATATGCCTTAATCCCGCCATGGGGTATGGCTTCTGCTTTGAAGAAGCAGGCAGGATCTACAATCTGCCGCCAACCCTCTTGTTAAGCATTGCCAGACAGGAAAGCAACCTGAAGCCTGATGCGATCAACCGGAATCTGAACGGCAGTTACGACTTTGGCCTGATGCAAATCAACTCAAGCTGGGCAAAACGGCTGGGGCCTGAACTGTGGTCACAACTGGGTGATCCTTGCACAAATCTCAAGGTTGGTGCCTGGATCCTGCGCCAGTGCATCAATGACTACGGCTATGGCTGGAAGGCAGTAGGCTGTTACAACAGCAGAACACCGGGCAAAAATGAACGTTATGCCCAACGCATTGCAGCACAATTGGCAAACCACAGCATGCAGGCATCACTGACCCAGGATGGTGCACGATGA
- a CDS encoding type II secretion system protein GspD has translation MIRIRTMLCVALFSTLLLGGCSSIQQIRKDDLPTQHELAKKAESMLPAEPSIVRLTIPKNAFQVHETKPFSNDRYVSISMHNVEIRDFMKALAASTGLNIVYDMPDKNSFAPAYSQTALQQGQQPAAIQGSARSRMVSVSFNGRLSDLFKTLSDSTGYFFTFENGAIVMKERETFSVLVPNYPDLLKTVEGNMVKLGAEGVGYDDLSSSMSFRADYAGYQRMKEYLDNLKNNVSLVTMRIVLMNVRLNNGNSLGIDWSQMAVGWQSQNIQNLGFKKLAKLDDSSSSTGTTTGTTTTTTPATNLFEQGIGALFNTSGANLFMESSRFSLSALFSFMENFGKYNVMQNVFVETMSGKKGKIEIVTESPYVSEIGISSLSSTSGATAATAKTSTAKAGVIMDFTPYYNKKQQMLTINLKVNVEGVNRYVTISAGSQLGSFMQPETTKKSVETFLRMKPEQVAIIGGLVYEMNDDNVNGLPGDTYLTKNVTGKKEKEELVIVVKPTIIEFIPEG, from the coding sequence ATGATACGGATCAGAACCATGCTCTGTGTAGCACTTTTCAGCACGCTGCTGCTTGGCGGCTGCTCATCCATCCAGCAGATACGCAAGGATGACCTGCCTACCCAGCATGAGCTTGCCAAAAAAGCGGAAAGCATGCTGCCCGCCGAACCTTCAATCGTCAGGCTGACAATTCCGAAGAACGCCTTTCAGGTCCATGAGACCAAGCCGTTCAGCAATGACCGCTATGTCTCCATCAGCATGCACAACGTTGAGATCCGCGACTTTATGAAGGCACTAGCTGCCAGCACCGGCCTGAACATTGTCTATGACATGCCTGACAAAAACAGCTTTGCACCGGCCTACAGCCAAACGGCTTTACAGCAGGGGCAGCAGCCAGCGGCAATACAGGGATCTGCCCGTTCAAGAATGGTATCGGTCTCTTTTAACGGCAGGTTGTCTGACCTGTTTAAGACCCTCTCTGATTCAACCGGTTACTTCTTTACCTTTGAAAACGGCGCCATTGTCATGAAAGAGCGAGAAACGTTCAGCGTGCTGGTCCCCAACTACCCCGATCTTCTGAAGACGGTCGAAGGCAATATGGTCAAGCTGGGGGCCGAAGGCGTCGGTTACGACGATCTTTCATCGTCGATGTCATTTCGTGCAGATTATGCCGGATACCAGCGCATGAAAGAATATCTGGACAACCTAAAGAACAACGTCTCACTGGTCACCATGCGGATCGTATTAATGAATGTGCGGTTGAACAACGGCAACAGCCTGGGGATTGACTGGTCGCAGATGGCGGTTGGCTGGCAGTCCCAAAATATCCAGAATCTTGGCTTTAAAAAACTGGCAAAGCTTGACGACAGTTCTTCGTCAACCGGAACCACCACCGGTACAACGACAACAACAACTCCCGCTACCAACTTATTTGAACAGGGTATCGGTGCCCTGTTCAACACAAGCGGGGCCAATCTATTCATGGAGTCGTCCCGATTCTCACTCTCGGCTCTGTTCAGCTTCATGGAAAACTTTGGCAAGTACAATGTGATGCAGAACGTCTTTGTCGAGACCATGAGCGGCAAGAAAGGAAAGATTGAGATTGTCACCGAATCTCCCTACGTCTCCGAAATTGGCATTTCTTCCCTTTCCAGCACCAGTGGCGCCACTGCGGCAACAGCCAAGACATCTACTGCCAAGGCCGGGGTGATCATGGATTTCACCCCCTATTACAACAAAAAACAGCAGATGCTGACCATAAATCTGAAGGTAAATGTCGAGGGGGTTAATCGCTACGTGACCATCTCGGCCGGTTCCCAGTTGGGCAGCTTCATGCAACCGGAAACCACTAAAAAGTCCGTCGAGACCTTCCTGCGCATGAAACCGGAGCAGGTGGCCATCATCGGCGGGCTGGTCTATGAGATGAACGATGACAACGTCAACGGACTGCCCGGAGACACCTACCTGACCAAGAATGTTACCGGAAAAAAAGAAAAGGAAGAGTTGGTTATCGTTGTCAAACCAACCATTATTGAATTTATTCCTGAGGGCTAA
- a CDS encoding type II secretion system F family protein, translating into MHQVTYFDKGVRKEAEFIGSAAEIRERLISEGKVVLSIKKPLTLFQPKAKRKELAAVLVAIGDLLQAGVPLSKTLETTIQSLPRASSLITILNAIKTAVQQGRELSSAMTAYHSVFGSTTISMIQAGEKSGRLAESLLGAAQYITNIEASQSEMKKTLSYPLVIFIVSVIALVVNTQVVIPKILASQLFKTALKGQTNFFIQALSALSHIVPAVFAALAIVTVVVAVLYKSRQQEMEKLLLSVPLIRELFFYQGFYVAFFSMAKLMETGIQLSPALEIVQDTSRTIAIRTEFDNAIKKVKEGESFSYGFTCLNPIEKTMLDVAQNSNRVTENLSLVADRFYRGYMEKVKALGPRVYAFALIFAGGIFLLMVMGIMIPYSKLLGGLHG; encoded by the coding sequence ATGCATCAGGTCACCTACTTTGACAAAGGGGTCCGCAAAGAGGCGGAATTCATCGGTTCAGCCGCCGAGATCAGAGAACGGCTGATCAGCGAAGGCAAGGTAGTGCTTTCCATCAAAAAGCCGCTCACCCTGTTTCAGCCCAAGGCCAAACGCAAAGAACTGGCAGCGGTGCTGGTGGCGATCGGGGATCTGCTGCAGGCAGGCGTACCGCTCTCTAAGACGCTGGAAACCACCATCCAGTCACTACCCCGTGCTTCCTCACTGATCACAATCTTAAACGCCATCAAGACCGCCGTACAACAGGGCCGCGAGCTCTCATCCGCCATGACCGCCTACCACTCGGTCTTTGGCAGCACCACCATCTCCATGATCCAGGCCGGAGAGAAGTCGGGACGGCTGGCAGAAAGCCTGCTGGGGGCGGCGCAGTACATCACCAACATTGAAGCGAGCCAGAGCGAGATGAAAAAAACGCTCTCCTACCCGCTGGTGATCTTTATCGTATCGGTGATTGCCCTGGTGGTAAACACTCAGGTGGTGATCCCCAAGATACTGGCCTCGCAACTGTTCAAGACCGCCCTGAAGGGGCAGACCAACTTTTTCATCCAGGCCTTGTCGGCCCTTTCGCATATTGTGCCGGCAGTTTTTGCCGCCTTGGCGATTGTGACGGTGGTTGTGGCAGTGCTCTACAAAAGCCGCCAGCAAGAGATGGAAAAATTACTGCTCTCTGTCCCGCTGATTCGGGAGCTGTTTTTCTATCAAGGTTTTTATGTGGCCTTCTTTTCCATGGCAAAACTGATGGAGACCGGAATTCAGTTATCCCCGGCCCTAGAAATCGTGCAGGACACCTCGCGAACCATCGCCATTCGCACAGAATTTGACAATGCCATTAAAAAGGTAAAGGAGGGAGAAAGCTTCTCCTACGGCTTTACCTGCTTAAACCCAATTGAGAAAACCATGCTGGATGTTGCCCAGAACTCAAACCGAGTCACAGAAAACCTGTCCTTGGTGGCCGACCGTTTTTACCGTGGCTACATGGAAAAGGTCAAGGCGCTGGGGCCCAGGGTCTATGCCTTTGCCCTGATCTTTGCCGGTGGCATCTTTCTTCTGATGGTGATGGGCATCATGATCCCGTACAGCAAACTACTTGGAGGACTGCATGGCTAA
- a CDS encoding GspE/PulE family protein, whose amino-acid sequence MQTTTPYTRTRVGEYLREQGLINQQKLDVALQEQAITGEKLGEILIRFGFFERSHLVEALAHLNPESLIGETSVQVELPPELLLKYKCMILGDTGNTLYLATLHPHPREVLEAIGKLLDLSMTLTLVPIRHTIITEHLATLERSMHATRRGQDDTDINKQLTAIIHDALEDGASDIHLETSEKSLHVRCRIDGILHMVKALPDSLSNKIFSRIKDMSGMNVSDKMVPQDGSFSMNYRGRNVDFRVSTIPSTYGEKATIRILDKEKMMIGVQEIGISAINDWLELARLTTGLILVCGATGSGKTTTLYSTVRHLNLLEKAVYFVEDPVEYRVPFVTQVQVNRRINLDFAAFGRTVLRHDPDVVVVGEVRDSETAENALWLADTGHLVYATLHTNDIPSTILRLKDLGAEIPKLSYALRGILVQKLARKLCAQCEGAGCEECKQTGYKGRTLLTEFARLNSPKDIYRLIDHKGEDDLPYQRFIDDARTKLTNRTTDCAEIQRVLGIRLGGAWCASCRQQTDCNDAMEIMD is encoded by the coding sequence ATGCAGACCACCACGCCCTATACACGAACCCGTGTCGGCGAGTACCTGCGGGAGCAGGGACTGATCAACCAACAGAAGCTTGACGTCGCCCTGCAGGAACAGGCCATCACCGGCGAAAAGCTGGGAGAAATCCTGATCCGGTTCGGTTTTTTTGAGCGCAGCCACCTGGTTGAGGCATTGGCCCACTTAAACCCGGAGTCGCTGATCGGCGAGACCTCGGTACAGGTTGAGCTGCCGCCTGAACTACTCCTGAAATACAAGTGCATGATCCTGGGGGATACCGGCAACACCCTGTACCTGGCGACCCTGCACCCTCACCCCCGTGAGGTGCTGGAGGCGATCGGCAAGCTGCTTGACCTCTCGATGACCCTAACCCTGGTCCCGATCCGCCACACCATCATTACCGAACATCTGGCCACCCTGGAACGTTCGATGCATGCCACCAGACGGGGTCAGGACGACACCGACATCAACAAACAACTCACCGCCATCATCCATGATGCCCTGGAGGATGGCGCCTCCGACATCCATCTGGAGACATCGGAGAAATCTTTGCATGTCCGTTGCCGAATCGATGGTATCCTGCATATGGTCAAGGCCCTGCCGGACAGCCTGTCCAACAAGATCTTCTCCCGGATCAAGGACATGTCCGGCATGAACGTATCCGACAAGATGGTGCCCCAGGACGGCTCCTTTTCCATGAACTACCGTGGTCGCAATGTCGACTTCCGGGTTTCAACCATCCCATCCACCTACGGCGAAAAGGCGACCATCCGGATCCTGGACAAGGAAAAGATGATGATCGGGGTGCAGGAAATCGGCATCAGCGCCATCAACGACTGGCTTGAACTGGCCAGGCTGACTACCGGCCTGATCCTGGTCTGCGGTGCCACCGGCTCCGGCAAGACCACCACGCTTTATTCGACGGTACGGCACTTGAACCTGCTGGAAAAGGCAGTCTACTTTGTGGAAGATCCGGTTGAATACCGGGTGCCGTTTGTGACCCAGGTGCAGGTGAATCGCCGCATCAACCTTGATTTTGCCGCCTTTGGCAGGACCGTGCTGCGCCATGACCCTGATGTGGTGGTTGTTGGCGAGGTACGGGACAGCGAGACCGCAGAGAACGCCCTCTGGCTGGCCGATACCGGCCACCTGGTCTATGCCACCCTGCATACCAACGACATCCCCTCCACCATTCTGCGGCTAAAAGACCTGGGGGCAGAGATCCCCAAACTCTCCTATGCGCTGCGGGGGATACTGGTGCAGAAACTGGCCCGCAAACTGTGCGCCCAGTGTGAGGGAGCCGGTTGTGAGGAGTGCAAACAGACCGGCTACAAGGGCAGGACGCTCCTGACCGAGTTTGCCCGCCTGAACAGCCCCAAAGATATCTACCGCCTGATTGATCACAAAGGGGAAGATGACCTGCCCTATCAACGTTTTATTGACGATGCCCGCACCAAACTGACAAACCGGACAACCGACTGCGCCGAGATCCAGCGGGTATTGGGAATTCGCCTGGGTGGCGCCTGGTGTGCTTCCTGCCGTCAGCAGACCGACTGTAACGATGCCATGGAGATCATGGATTAG
- a CDS encoding type II secretion system protein — protein MRNRSGFTMLEVLVVMIMLSAVIALMVGILGAGSGNRQAESASMKLLNDFSNIEMAFNNFKHEKNAVPVGLTDSTFVPVYLFPPKADSGFERPTTAGWVDGYLLGASANGNYVCAQAAYSDAIAAAASELKKKTSSMKVITNASCGSTTDSMPTSGTVSFTYWISRVS, from the coding sequence ATGCGTAACAGAAGCGGTTTTACCATGCTTGAGGTACTGGTGGTGATGATCATGCTGAGTGCTGTCATTGCTCTGATGGTGGGGATCCTAGGGGCCGGTAGCGGCAATCGCCAGGCAGAAAGCGCCTCAATGAAGCTTTTGAATGACTTTTCAAACATCGAGATGGCCTTCAACAACTTCAAGCATGAAAAAAATGCAGTCCCTGTCGGTCTGACTGACAGCACCTTTGTTCCGGTCTACCTCTTTCCACCCAAGGCAGACAGCGGATTTGAGCGGCCAACCACTGCCGGCTGGGTTGACGGTTACCTGCTGGGCGCCAGCGCCAACGGCAACTATGTCTGTGCCCAGGCCGCCTATAGCGACGCCATTGCCGCCGCCGCAAGCGAACTGAAGAAGAAGACCTCTTCCATGAAGGTTATCACCAACGCCAGTTGCGGTTCCACCACAGATTCCATGCCGACATCCGGTACCGTGTCATTCACCTACTGGATCAGCCGCGTCAGCTAG
- a CDS encoding type II secretion system protein codes for MSTTMKKQKASGLRNQKGFTLVEMLIVLVLIGLAVALMVGIFGNPFANASVDSAATRVIDDLRSIEGAAQSYKAKEAATPTGISGTATCLVEKGYLKVSPTAPSPISNAYNWTTTGVTAFGSTGTDTVVTLAGINTDICKAINKAAYGDTTGTIPASVSGTKNIQCYGSADPYTAVIPVFVQ; via the coding sequence ATGAGCACCACAATGAAAAAGCAGAAGGCTTCAGGATTACGGAATCAAAAGGGCTTTACCCTGGTAGAGATGTTGATCGTGCTGGTCCTGATCGGCCTGGCCGTTGCCTTAATGGTGGGGATCTTCGGCAACCCCTTTGCCAACGCCAGCGTTGACAGCGCCGCCACCCGGGTGATTGATGACCTGCGTTCCATTGAAGGGGCAGCACAATCATACAAGGCCAAAGAGGCAGCCACCCCAACCGGTATTTCAGGCACAGCAACCTGCCTGGTGGAAAAAGGCTATCTGAAAGTCTCCCCTACCGCTCCCTCGCCGATATCCAACGCCTACAACTGGACCACAACCGGCGTGACTGCATTCGGTTCAACGGGCACTGACACGGTAGTCACCCTTGCCGGCATCAACACAGACATCTGCAAGGCGATCAACAAGGCGGCCTATGGTGACACAACAGGCACCATCCCCGCATCCGTTTCAGGTACTAAAAATATCCAGTGCTACGGTTCAGCGGATCCGTACACCGCGGTAATTCCGGTCTTTGTTCAATAA
- a CDS encoding DUF6166 domain-containing protein, whose translation MRETPWYTDSACHHSSTNPPMTPCYTHHNTEQLALALLLDVIPNQQALTLHRRFAGEVIARLPQGRSPLFLSRQEIMAWVTSIAV comes from the coding sequence ATGCGCGAAACACCATGGTATACAGACAGCGCCTGCCATCATAGCAGCACAAATCCCCCGATGACCCCGTGCTATACACATCACAACACAGAACAACTGGCCCTGGCACTGCTGCTGGATGTCATCCCTAACCAGCAGGCGCTTACCCTGCATCGCCGTTTTGCCGGTGAGGTCATCGCAAGACTGCCCCAGGGCAGATCACCGCTCTTCCTCTCACGCCAGGAGATCATGGCCTGGGTCACCAGTATTGCAGTGTAG
- a CDS encoding LexA family transcriptional regulator, translating to MTAKSTKIVELFDGAAAHEPHEDAAIAVSKSDEEVALSTRQVLARIKEQLGLDTDIELAEAMGIGIRRIHNWKHRNTVPTEEIVAICGKEGLDLQYILTGPGPLQGGGAMQAGAKKGAVHCNFDPEQANKPRDTYTPSQCGHPRIHPPYKAYTQRSEKGEVLSSFSSPQIVDVLAPGLNWLNHSLGIAPEHFLLVKALGDNMAPWLQDGDLIMVDTSIKTTTAGGCLLLRYPDGVLMVRRVFRSPEGRLMVRDDNECSPPDAIDPNDNSTYPIVVGRVVRRLVR from the coding sequence ATGACAGCAAAAAGCACTAAAATAGTTGAACTTTTTGATGGCGCTGCTGCTCATGAACCCCATGAGGACGCTGCGATAGCCGTGTCCAAAAGTGATGAGGAAGTTGCCTTAAGCACGCGTCAGGTGCTGGCACGGATCAAGGAACAGCTGGGGCTTGATACGGATATTGAGCTGGCAGAGGCGATGGGAATCGGTATCAGGCGAATTCATAACTGGAAACACCGCAACACGGTGCCGACCGAAGAGATCGTGGCTATCTGTGGTAAGGAAGGGCTTGATTTGCAATATATTCTGACTGGCCCGGGGCCACTGCAGGGGGGGGGGGCTATGCAAGCTGGAGCAAAAAAAGGGGCGGTACATTGCAACTTTGATCCGGAGCAGGCGAACAAGCCGCGCGACACCTATACCCCTTCACAGTGCGGTCATCCTCGGATACATCCGCCCTACAAGGCCTACACCCAACGCTCGGAAAAAGGCGAAGTGCTTTCCTCGTTTTCCTCACCCCAGATTGTGGATGTGCTGGCGCCTGGTCTCAATTGGCTGAATCATTCGCTGGGGATTGCGCCGGAGCATTTTCTGCTGGTTAAGGCGTTAGGGGATAATATGGCCCCTTGGCTGCAGGATGGTGATTTGATTATGGTTGATACCAGCATAAAAACCACCACAGCCGGTGGATGCTTGCTGTTGCGTTACCCTGATGGGGTTTTGATGGTGCGACGGGTGTTCAGAAGTCCGGAGGGTAGGCTGATGGTGAGGGATGACAATGAGTGCTCGCCGCCTGATGCCATAGATCCCAATGATAACTCAACCTATCCGATTGTGGTGGGCAGGGTGGTGAGACGCCTGGTACGTTGA
- the hldE gene encoding bifunctional D-glycero-beta-D-manno-heptose-7-phosphate kinase/D-glycero-beta-D-manno-heptose 1-phosphate adenylyltransferase HldE, producing the protein MDRKMVESLFQRASTLKCLVVGDLMLDEYLWGRTDRISPEAPVQVVDVLREDLRLGGAGNVANNLLALGCQVTVASVIGEDENGWALLKAFSRQGVDTAPIYQEPGRRTGRKTRVIAANQQIVRIDRESREPLSGQIEQQLINWLQQHITGFDVVLVSDYLKGVLTPSVLASVTSTASRRNIPVLVDPKGSDYSKYRGATCLTPNRKEAEAASGVPIQDGASLQQAADTIMSTVGLDNLLITRSEEGMSLFCGNGETVHIPTVAREVFDVTGAGDTVLALLACGLAGGLPLAESARLANVAAGIAVAKLGTSTVTPAEIIAAVSLEHRDSDSKIKNREVLSEIIAAERAKGRQVVFTNGCFDLLHAGHVKYLQAARRLGDLLILGLNSDASVRRLKGPKRPLIDEDERGHLMAALDCIDYVCLFEEDTPLELITALKPQILVKGGDYTPEGVVGKDLVESYGGRVELIPFVDGKSTTNIIEKVLERYTDEQ; encoded by the coding sequence ATGGATCGTAAAATGGTCGAATCACTGTTTCAGCGCGCCTCCACCCTGAAATGTCTGGTTGTCGGCGACCTGATGCTGGATGAATACCTCTGGGGCAGGACCGACCGGATCTCTCCCGAGGCCCCGGTACAGGTGGTGGATGTGCTGCGGGAAGACCTGCGCCTGGGCGGGGCCGGCAACGTGGCCAACAACCTGCTGGCGCTGGGCTGTCAGGTCACGGTCGCCTCGGTGATCGGCGAGGACGAGAACGGTTGGGCACTACTGAAGGCATTCAGCCGGCAGGGGGTTGATACCGCCCCGATTTATCAGGAGCCGGGACGCCGTACCGGCCGCAAAACACGGGTGATTGCCGCCAACCAGCAGATCGTCAGGATTGACCGGGAATCCCGCGAGCCGCTCTCCGGGCAGATCGAACAACAGCTGATCAACTGGCTGCAGCAACATATAACCGGTTTTGATGTAGTGCTGGTATCCGATTATCTGAAAGGGGTGCTGACACCGTCCGTCCTGGCCTCTGTCACCTCCACGGCAAGCAGGCGCAACATTCCTGTTCTGGTAGACCCCAAAGGCAGTGACTACAGCAAGTACCGGGGCGCCACCTGTCTGACCCCCAACCGCAAGGAGGCCGAAGCTGCTTCCGGGGTACCGATCCAAGACGGTGCCAGCCTGCAGCAGGCTGCCGACACGATCATGTCCACCGTGGGACTGGATAACCTGTTGATCACCCGCAGCGAAGAAGGGATGTCACTTTTCTGCGGCAATGGCGAGACCGTCCATATCCCGACCGTTGCCCGCGAGGTATTTGATGTCACCGGTGCCGGCGACACCGTGCTGGCCCTGCTGGCCTGCGGGCTTGCCGGCGGCCTGCCCTTGGCCGAGTCGGCCCGGCTGGCCAACGTTGCCGCCGGGATCGCCGTGGCCAAACTGGGCACCTCCACCGTCACCCCGGCCGAGATTATCGCTGCGGTCTCCCTGGAACACCGCGACAGTGACAGCAAGATCAAGAACCGTGAGGTACTGTCAGAGATCATTGCCGCGGAACGGGCCAAGGGCAGGCAGGTGGTCTTTACCAACGGCTGTTTCGACCTGCTGCATGCCGGACATGTCAAATACCTGCAGGCCGCCCGCCGCCTGGGAGACCTGCTGATTCTGGGACTGAACAGCGATGCCTCGGTGCGGCGCCTGAAAGGGCCCAAACGCCCGCTGATTGACGAAGATGAACGGGGCCACCTGATGGCTGCCCTGGACTGTATCGACTACGTCTGTCTGTTTGAGGAGGACACCCCGCTGGAACTGATTACCGCCCTGAAACCGCAGATTCTGGTCAAAGGTGGCGACTACACGCCGGAGGGGGTCGTTGGCAAGGATCTGGTGGAGTCCTACGGAGGCAGGGTCGAACTGATCCCCTTTGTGGATGGCAAATCAACCACCAACATCATCGAAAAGGTACTGGAACGCTACACCGACGAGCAGTAA